AGACGTCGTCGGCTACGTGGACTCGATCAGGCGGCACCCGGACGGCGGGCTCGCGGTCCTCGACTACAAGGCAACCGCAGAGCGGATCGACCCCCAGGATGCGGTCCAGCTGTCGCTCTATCTGCGAGCCTGCGAGGACCGGTTCGAGGAGCCGATCGCGGCCGTCGGCTACGTCTACGTCGGCGACGTCGACGGCCCTCGCGTCGACCTACTCGAGCCGGACGAGCTCCCGGCGTGGGACTCGGTGCTCGAGACGCTCGCGGCGGTCGACGAGCCGTCGTTCGCGGAAACGACGCCGGGCGACCACTGCGAGTACTGTCCGCATCGATCGCTCGGGTGTGGACCGGGAGACTACCCGCTCGAGGGCGACGCGACGGGTGACGACTGAGGGAGATCCGAACTCGGGGGAGACGAAGAGGAGACGTTCTACTGTTTACAGGCGGAGTCAGACCGGGAGGTGACGAACAACGAGCGAGACGGGTGCAAAACCGAGACTCGGACGAGACCTACGACTCCCACTCGAACCGGTCCGGATCGCGCGCCGCCAGCGCCGTCCGAACCGCGGCGACGTTCTCGGGAACGTCGTGGACGCGGACGAGATCCGCCCCGCGGTCGACCGCGAGGGCGCTCGCCGCGACGGTCGCCTCGAGTCGGTCGCCGCCCTCGCGGCCGACCCGTGCGAACATGGACTTGTGGGAGTGGCCGAAGAGGACCGGACAGCCCAGCGCGTGGAGCTCGTCGATCCGGTCGAGGAGCTCGAAGTTCTCGCTGGCGGACTTGCCGAAGCCGATCCCGGGATCGACGATGATCTGACTCCGGTCGAGTCCGGCTTTCTCGGCCAGCAGGATGCGTTCGGAGAGCTGGTCGATCACGTCCGCGACGACGTCGTCGTACTCGATATCGCGGTCCGGGACGACCGGCGCGTCGATGCTGTGCATCACCACCAGCCCGGCGTCGTGCTCGGCGGCGACGAACCGCATCTCGGGGTCCTCGAGCCCCGAAACGTCGTTGACGATGTCCGCCCCGGCCGCGAGCGCGGCGTCGGCGACGGCGGCTCTGCGCGTGTCGACCGAAATCAGCGCGTCGAGGTCGGCGATCCGTTCGATCACGGGGACGACCCGGTCCAGTTCCTCGTCGATCGAGACGGGGTCTGCCCCGGGCCGCGTGGATTCCCCGCCGACGTCGATCACGTCCGCGTCCGCCTCGACCATCGCCTCCGCCCGGGCCACCGCGTCCTCGAGGGCGTCGTACTCGCCGCCGTCGTGGAAGCTGTCCGGGGTGACGTTCAGAATCCCCATCACGGCCGTCCGGTCGGTCCAGGGGTAGTCCGGGCCGCTCGAGTCGGCGGGCGTCCAGCCGGGAGCTGCGGACGGACCGGCGGATCGATCGTTCGCGTCCGTCGTCACGTCCGTTCCGTCGCCGTCGACGGTCGCTTCGTCGCCGACGGCTTCCCCGTCGTCGGTATCGAGCGCGAGCGTGTCCCGCAACGCCCGAGCGACGTCCGCGAGACCGTCGGGTCGGGATCGGTCCTCGAGAGCCTCGACGAGCGCGTCGAACTGGGCCCGGGTTCCCATCAGAACGACGTCGACCGTCTCCTCGTCGCGCTCGAGGCCGGAGAGAGCACACTCCCCGCCGAGGCGCAGCAGCTCCTCCTTCACCACGGTCGCCTGCGGGTCTCGAAGCGCCGTCCTGACGACCCGATGGACGGCGTCGCCGTCCAGTCGCTCGACGTCGTCCGCGGCGACGTTGGCTTCCTCGAGCGCGTCGCGGGCGTCCGAGAGGTCGCGGATGTGCTTCGGGACGTCAGTGCGAGTCCACCGCGATCGGGCTTCTGCGACCGCGTACAGC
This portion of the Natrinema salinisoli genome encodes:
- the folP gene encoding dihydropteroate synthase encodes the protein MEYHEAADFLFDLRRFRPKPGTEATARLLAHLEDPHEDVDFVQIAGSNGKGSTARMLERTLREAGYSVGLYTSPHLDDLRERIRVDGRKIPRSAVCEYVAAAREYVTERGADGESPTFFETMTGMALWQFGREDVDVAVLEVGIGGKYDATSVVDPVASAVTSVTLEHTGILGDTVEEIAHDKAHVAPADAPLVTGVTGSPLEAIRDVAGDVVTVGKRTDRTDADGSQPAVRVAYDGRTNHTEAAVSIEADGWDLETRIPLLGEHQAENAGIAAVLARQVGDVSDADLARGLRSAHWPGRFEVFDTEPLVVLDGAHNPGACEGLAETLGTYEYDDLHLVIGAMHDKDHREMAAMLPTPDTVVATEPTLDRAEDRGVLAEVFTDAGAGTVRTEAAVQDALATALADAGSDDCVLVTGSLYAVAEARSRWTRTDVPKHIRDLSDARDALEEANVAADDVERLDGDAVHRVVRTALRDPQATVVKEELLRLGGECALSGLERDEETVDVVLMGTRAQFDALVEALEDRSRPDGLADVARALRDTLALDTDDGEAVGDEATVDGDGTDVTTDANDRSAGPSAAPGWTPADSSGPDYPWTDRTAVMGILNVTPDSFHDGGEYDALEDAVARAEAMVEADADVIDVGGESTRPGADPVSIDEELDRVVPVIERIADLDALISVDTRRAAVADAALAAGADIVNDVSGLEDPEMRFVAAEHDAGLVVMHSIDAPVVPDRDIEYDDVVADVIDQLSERILLAEKAGLDRSQIIVDPGIGFGKSASENFELLDRIDELHALGCPVLFGHSHKSMFARVGREGGDRLEATVAASALAVDRGADLVRVHDVPENVAAVRTALAARDPDRFEWES